The region AACATACTCTTCTCTACATACTggagcctatttataggctattcaactgaaagaaaaatctagaaaCAACACTCATGTGCATTACAACCAGGCTAACAGCATTTCCGAACAAACAATAGTAACTAATTACAGTATTAACCCTCTAATTCTCCTTGGGTCGTGACAGAAGGTTGTTGACTGGCAAGCGATTGATTCTAAGAGGTGAGTTGGGTTTGTTAAATCGAGGACGGAAAGAAATTTTAGAGACAGTCCTTGGAAGTTGTATAAGAGGCGATTAGCAAGAGGTCGTTACAGAGGTAAAGCAGATTCTTGGAAGGAGGATTTGTAGCAGTCGATTCTCGACTACTGTATCTCAGATCAGGCAATTATTGGAGGTTGTTTAGCAACAATTGAACTTTGGAGGTTGTTCTGAATCAGAGATTAAGGAAGATTGTGCAAAACAATGATCTATGGAAGATCGATTTTCTGAGGTTGTTGATCATTTTAAGAGGTGAAATCCTGAAGCTAAGGAATCTACGGTAACGTAGGAGGAGATGACCCACATTCGGGTGGATAGTGtggccaaaaaagaaaacacgCGGGAGGATCTAGCTGCCTCTCAAGAAAGAGTGTAGAAAGACTTGAAGAGGCACTGAAAGACAATGTAGCAACATGGCCAGCGGACCCACAGCATGTTCAACATGTTGTCTTTACTACCTCAATTCTGGTTATCACCGGATTTTCCTACCCAGGCAGTAGCTGATCCAATTTTGCCCAACCATGGTATCCTACCTATGATCTATGGACTGCAAGAGATAGAGGAACTCCCGGCCTTGGAACTAGAAATTAAGGTAAGCGGATCATTTTCCCACACTCCGAATCAATACCCCAATGCCTGGGAAAGGGAGGCCAGGCGGACTGATTTTGCTGGAAATTTACATGACCAATTTGGAGAGAAGAACATGATTGATGTGATTGATGAGTTCAACAAATTAAGGCAAGAGGGATTGATGACAGATTATCAGATtaaatttgaagaattaaggtccTTGATGTTAACTTTGGAACCTGCCTTAACAAAGCGATACTTCATCTCCAATTTTATTAGTGGTCTAAAGAACGAACTGAGGTCAATAGTCAAGATGATGATGCTTGCAACAGTGAAACAAACGGTTAAGAAAGCAAGGTTTTAGGAACACGCCTTGGAAGCCATTTTCAGAAAGCATGGGCTGCAACCTAATGGATCTACAAAGAGCAACCAACAAATTGAAGGAGCCTCTAAGGTTGCAAATTATGTCCAACAGGAATCTAAGGAAAAATTGGAGTTGGACCCGCCAGTTGTAACTGAAAACTCCAACAATGAAGAGAGATCGGACATGGATATCGGTGGGAATCATAGTTCATATTTGTAGGAAGTTGATGAAGTAGCATTGGAAGATGAGGATGATGTTGCAGATAGGTTCCATGTCACTGAAGAAAGACAGCCATGCAATGAGGACCTGCACCAAAGAAAGAAGCAAGAGGCTGAGGACTTGCGCAATCCTACTGTCGCTGTGAGCGAGAACAACCATGTGGTTCAGAAGATGATGGAAAAGGAGGCTACTGCCACACGGTTCAGGAGTTTGGATATTGGAGAAGGGACAGTTGACATGGAGATCTAGAAGTCTCTATTGAAGATGAGGAAGGAGAAAAGGTTGTGAAGATGGGAGAGGATATGACTACACCAACCTCGGAGTTTGAAGATTACAATGGTGAGGGAATCAGTACTTTAATTAAAGTGAATGCCCAATGGAGTACACTTCAAGGTTGGTTAGAGATTGACGGAGGATACTTGTGCTTGGAAGAAATTCTTGTTGAGGGGAACAAGACTCATGTTGTTTTGTTTGTCCCTATTTCAATTGGAGAGCTGCAGCGTCAAATCAGATTTTGACTTGCTGAgaagtttgaatttctttttatgaTGGGAAATGATATTGTTACAGGAATGACAACTCAATTGGAACCATTTTCAATGACAATAAGGAAGAGATGGATGGCTAAAATTGGTGTTGCAACAAGTCATACTGCCATTACtattaaggaaaaagaaaaggataagctaaagaaaaggataagctaaagaaaaggaaaataagagttaagaacaagaaaaggcacAGAAGAAACTAGATGGAGAAGAtgggtattggatgaagaaacaacggcttgattgaaataaatttcttggggacaagaaatctttcAAGGAGAGGAGATTGTCACGACCTCGAGcataaaagtaatttttttgttacatGTATTTGTCTTTGTTGTACCTTAGGTTCTTAGGGTCACAGTTACCTAATACGCCCCTCCCCCCCGGGAACCACGTTCCAGTACGCACGCACTGGAACGCAGTGCGTTTGCGTCTTGGAACGCTTGGGGAAGCGTCCCAGTTCCCTTGTAATGAAGACCCGGATCTTTGATGCCATTAATTTTGGCCTACACTCAGGCCCGCCATTAACCCTTCCTCAGACCCTCTCTCGCTCAAGCGCCCGCCGCCCACCCCCTCTGCCCTTCTCCCTTTCTCGCTTTGCTCGTTGTCGGCTGCGGGCTGCTGTCTCTCGCTCTCACTTGCTCCGGCCTCCGTGCCTTCGTCAGACGACTCGAACCGTCGCAGAGGTCGCTGACTCGCTCACCTTCCTCGGTTGCTCGCCTCGCTCAATCGCTCTTCCTTGCTGCCTCTCTCTAGCTCCGTTGCTCGCCTGCGTTGCCTCGCCCTTGATCGTCGCTCGCCCTCACCGGCCGTCGGCTCTCCCCTCAGTCTCTTGCCTGCTACCTCTCTGGCTCTCTCGCTTCGTCGCATCTACAGGTGGAGACTCTCAGTTGCATCAGCTGGTGGAGACAATAAGCTTAGCGTCTCTCGTGagttgtgatttcattttttGCCTAAAGCTTTTTATTGGGACTCCACAtctcattctatttttttaaattttatgattttataattattatattaatatttatttatttaatatttttattattattaatatatttaaaaaactaagTGACGAACCGGCGAACCGAAGAAGCCTACCCCTCACGTACCGCGTTCCGGGAAAAGTGGCGTACCACGTTCTCGTACCGCGTTCCGCGTACCGAACGTTCCATGAACCAGGTAACTATGGTTAGGGTGTTATACCTACAGTTAGTTACTAACTGAAGGGAtgtaacaacctataaataggttgtAGAAGTAGAGAATGGCAGcttatgaatgaatttgaattccatttccctctcttaattctccaaaCTCTCGCTCggttttcctctcttctccctcaattctctctattatgttctctctctccttcccttTCTGCTCTTTCTTTCCTACGTTCTTACCAaattcctttctaaaccctagccaaacccctAGAGTCATAACAACATAATAATCATCTAATTAAGGGACCCTTGAAGGCGAAGATAGGGTAGCATGGTGAGCAACTTAGAGAAGGGACAACCAGCTGACGTTTGACTAATAATAGATTCCATGTGAAAATTTGGCAGGTCAGTGTTACTTCCGAATCAGGAATACAGAATTATACAATTAGTCCATGTCACGTCTTTCGCATTCTCCTGGTTTTGTTATGAAATCTACAATTctatcaaagaaaacaaaattatacaacTCGATCAGGCAATAAtgcaaagcactttgaaatttaCTAGTtactcatattttcaaaattaatgatGCAATCCAATGAAATAAAGCAATCTTTGCCATCAAAACCCACAAAAGCCTtgatctctcttttattttaacTAACCAGGAGAAAGTCTATAGATAGGAATTACAGGTCCTAAGATGAAATAACTGGTTTGGATCTTCTAAGGCCAATTTTGTGCGACTTATGTTTCATCAATCACTTGACAATCACAAGAGACAAACAAAAATTTCTCCAACAAAATTACGTTTTATCAAGAAATTCCCATGCACAAACAGTACATTCATTAGAATTTACACAGACAAAGATACAAAAGTCTGTGCAATTAAAGAAACCAACCAAGAGAATTGCACATAGAAACATCCCGTTTACTCAGCATCTCCAATTTCAAGGTCCAATCATGATCGAATCCATTGCACCAATATGCAAGCTTTACcaccaaaacaaacaaaataataccgggaaaaaaaagaaacatcaagCAACTCACAAATTTTCCCACGAAAATTATGCTTGATCGTGAAATTCATGAATTCTTCCCCTAAAGAGAAGAAGTTTGAATCATCACTTGACACGCCTCCGTGATTGCTACCGCAACTTGTTCCGCAGTATATAAACATCAGTCTCTTCGTAGGCGTAATCCGGATGTAAATGCTCGTGCGGCACCTTATCGGCGTCGAAAACCCGGTCGCAGAGCTCCCAGAACAACCGATGGGCCTCCGGAGACCTCAATTGGTACCCGAGGAGTACGGCGCCGGAGTCCGCCACCAAGGCCTCCATGGCAGAGATGAGCGGCGCGACGCTGGACTCGATGTAAACAACGTCGGTGGCGATGACAAGGTCGAATGGCGGGTTTAGGGATTTGATTTGGTCCGGATTGGACCAGTAGAGCTGCGCCGTCTTTAGGGTTTTGCCGAGCACCGGCTTGTTGCGCTTGAGATTGTGTTTCAGGGCGGGCATCACCGGGGCGATGTCGGTGACGACGACGTTGTGGAGGCCGAGGAGGTGGAGTCCCATGGCGGCGGCACCGCATCCGGCCCCGAGCTCGACGGCGCGCTTGTTGCGGAAGTCAAGGAGAGCGGCGTAGGGGTTGCTGGGTTGGGCGGCGGAGAACCACCGCTCGACGAACTTGACGAGGACGAGAGAGCAGGGCCAGACGGTGGTGCCGACGTGCATCGTGCCGTTGTCTTGCTGGATTGAGAGCAGCGCGCCGCCCACTGGCAGCTCGATCACCGGCGAGTCTGTGAATCGCATGGTGATTCCCTCAACTTTCAGTGGGTTGGATATTGATACGGTCAATTGGTGGATCTATATACTCAATGATTTAGATTTCatcatattaaataatatatttaaatttaattaaataacttacataataaaaataaagcaaaaaattACATTATCAAATATGAATTTGTTGTGTGACATGCCCAAATTTTAGTTATTGGGTTTATTGAGGACACAAGGATGTTTGagaaattagaaataataaatattaagaatatggttagaagaatgaaaaataataaaataaccaCAAACGATGAAAATATCTTATTTTCATGCACATAGAATGGGAGCTATGTGAGCTAAACATGTTTAAGAAGGTAGCATGTCACCATTCCACAATCCCTAATGTAAGAAGTAATCATACCATAAGGATGTTCTTCAATATTCTTGCCACAAATCGATACTCAATGTAGGAAGCATTACATGCTAAGCATTTTGTTGAGGTGGAATTATAAGGTTTACCCAACACATAGAGAGCTTAATGGAGGTTGGAGAAAACCAAAGTCATACCCAACGAGGGTGTACGAGTTTGGGTGGGGGAACTTGTGATGCCTACACTCCTTAAAGCATTTCTTCTACAATAGGTATAAAAAGGGCAAACAAGGGCATGTTTCCCCTATTTTCTACTTCGAGCACTTCTTAGTGTCCTTCCTTCAATAGTGAGTTCTTGCTTTTTTTTGCCATGTGCAATTGTTGCCAACAATTATTGTTTCCTCCTTaatctctctcgctctctttgTCTATTATCTCCTTGGTTGTCTCCACCATCACGAACCATCTTGTCACAACCTCATAcctctctctcatttctatGATTTTGTTATTGCCATCTTAACCTTTGCATTACTACCACCCTCCAAACATCATTCTGTCCCTTAATCTCCTTTCTGGAAACATATAATGATCCATGTATGTTTCcctctcatttttattttttttgtctttgctCTCTCTATTTTCAACTGCCTTCAATTGCATGCTCTTTGTTTCTCAAAATCTCTTCGCTAACCCCACTAAAGTTTGTTTGATTTTCCCCTCATTGTACATCTTTCTCTCATAGTCTTGGTCTCAATAACTCTCTTAGGTTGGGAGGCATTCATATTTGAGGATGTTGATTCACCATAGGCTTATTTCATGTGTGGGTTTGGTGTTATTTAGATTAATGGTATTATTTTGAGCTTGGCTATTTTCTTCACTCTTTTGTGTATAGgttgctttgattttttttttttagataccTAGAAGATCTTTGGGAgatttctatttttcatttgaGTTTGGTGTAGCAAGTGATGTGTTACGATTTGGGGTTCCTGTATATATAGGTTGTAAGTCAGTTCAAAGAAAGTGTGTCATTTAGTTACGGGCTTCCTTAAATCACATTATTggtcatttttttatttgagaaatttcGTAATTTATGGTTCgacttcttatttattttttgtttcaagtttCATTTTTGACAAATAGCCTATCAGATTTTTGTTAATTGTTTTGGTTTATTTAGGCAAGAAAAATTCATAACTAACACAAAACAAATGCACACAATCGCTTTTAGccactttttttaaaaaaaaaaaaatcgtttttagccactcaaacaaactaattacattctatagttactttttttttttcatttttttcaagttttgtaCTTAACTGGAAATATGATAGGGTCAAAACTGCCTGGGTTAAAGcttaaaaaaaaagacaaactTACAAAATTAGTTAACAGAGTTAAAACTGATAAAATAGagagtgtaattaatttgtttgagtggctaaaaatgattttgtttccCAAAAAAGTGGCTGAAAACGATTTTTTTGTGAGTCATGGTTAACTTTTGCAATTTTCACTATTTAGGCTAGGTTTATTTGATGGGTAGAACGTTGAAGAGAGGttaatgaagatgatgaagaccaTTGTTGCTATGGTGGGGGATTGAAATCTTTAGGAGATTCAATGGGAGGTCAACTCTTAGGGAGACGGGAAGTTTAAAGAAGAGATATATAGGGCAAAGTTTTAGATGGTCGAATACCTAAccaaatttcttatttattaataatgtttctatttatcaataaaagaaagtaaactTTAGTTTTTTCCTAAGTGCTTTGGATAATTATAGTTGTGGTTTGAATGATTGAATCATAAGTTCCAAAACTTTGAATAGTTCGAATCCTAAGTTCATTTTTTTGTGACTTATGACTCCTTGCTAGCACGATCACatgaatgataaaattatttttttgtaatatttttttgttaaaagatGGTGTAAAACTATCATTTTCTTCAAgaatatgagttttttttttttttttttttgcttagaTGAGAATAAACATCTACGATGCAAGACAAAGCTAAGCCCAAAAGGAATACCCTAAGACATGCTCAAGCCAACACTCTAAAAGGCATAAACTACATGACTAAGGAAAATACCATACACATCGACCTATAGATTGAACCTAACAACTAAG is a window of Diospyros lotus cultivar Yz01 chromosome 10, ASM1463336v1, whole genome shotgun sequence DNA encoding:
- the LOC127810985 gene encoding uncharacterized protein LOC127810985, with the translated sequence MRFTDSPVIELPVGGALLSIQQDNGTMHVGTTVWPCSLVLVKFVERWFSAAQPSNPYAALLDFRNKRAVELGAGCGAAAMGLHLLGLHNVVVTDIAPVMPALKHNLKRNKPVLGKTLKTAQLYWSNPDQIKSLNPPFDLVIATDVVYIESSVAPLISAMEALVADSGAVLLGYQLRSPEAHRLFWELCDRVFDADKVPHEHLHPDYAYEETDVYILRNKLR